In Falco naumanni isolate bFalNau1 chromosome 5, bFalNau1.pat, whole genome shotgun sequence, the following are encoded in one genomic region:
- the MFNG gene encoding beta-1,3-N-acetylglucosaminyltransferase manic fringe isoform X2, whose translation MGRRLIHGLSGAAVFLVSVALLSVRHRGAQETVQYPRLREGMLEKPEQWSKVSPEGGGGSGQKAPQVHPPEGYRTEESLTLGDIFIAVKTTKRFHQSRMELLLDTWISRAREQTYVFTDEEDDALKRRMGNHAIFTNCSAEHSHLALSCKMAAEFNAFMASDQSWFCHMDDDNYLNSQALLKLLSSYSAMWDIYLGKPSLNRPIRASETLPNNQTKSVHFWFATGGAGFCISRKLASKMVPWASGRNFLSTSELIRLPDDCTVGYIVECKVGGQLLPSALFHSHLENLQLIPPSQLVHQVTLSYGVFENKLNVIELNGPFSPQEDPSRFRSLHCHLYPDTSWCLQAVGW comes from the exons ATGGGCCGTCGGCTCATCCATGGTCTCTCTGGAGCTGCAGTCTTCCTTGTCAGCGTGGCTCTCCTCTCCGTGCGGCACCGTGGGGCTCAGGAAACAGTTCAGTACCCGAGGCTCAGGGAGGGGATGTTGGAGAAGCCAGAGCAATGGAGCAAAGTGAGCCcagagggaggaggtggcagcGGGCAGAAGGCCCCACAAGTCCATCCTCCAGAGGGATACAGGACTGAGGAAAGCCTGACACTTGGGGACATTTTCATAGCTGTGAAGACAACCAAGAGATTTCACCAGAGCAGGATGGAGCTGCTCCTGGACACATGGATATCCCGGGCCAGAGAGCAG ACCTACGTCTTCACCGATGAAGAAGATGATGCCCTGAAAAGGAGAATGG GCAACCACGCGATCTTCACCAACTGCTCTGCTGAGCACAGCCACCTGGCCCTCTCCTGCAAGATGGCTGCTGAGTTCAATGCTTTCATGGCCAGCGACCAGAG ctggttttgccaCATGGATGATGACAACTACCTGAACTCTCAGGCCCTTCTGAAGCTCTTGTCCTCCTACTCTGCAATGTGGGACATTTACCTGGGGAAACCCAGCCTGAACCGACCCATCCGGGCCTCCGAAACGCTGCCAAACAACCAGACG AAATCTGTGCACTTCTGGTTTGCCACGGGAGGGGCTGGGTTCTGCATCAGCCGCAAGCTGGCAAGCAAGATGGTGCCGTGGGCCAG TGGCAGGAACTTCCTGAGCACTTCAGAGCTCATCCGCCTGCCGGACGACTGCACCGTGGGTTACATCGTTGAGTGCAAAGTTGGTGggcagctgcttcccagtgcACTCTTCCACTCCCACCTGGAGAACCTGCAGCTTATCCCCCCCTCTCAGCTCGTGCACCAG GTCACCCTCAGCTACGGCGTCTTTGAGAACAAGCTCAATGTTATTGAACTCAATGGCCCCTTCTCACCCCAAGAGGATCCCTCAAG GTTTCGATCACTCCACTGCCATCTCTATCCCGACACCTCCTGGTGCCTGCAAGCTGTTGGCTGGTGA
- the MFNG gene encoding beta-1,3-N-acetylglucosaminyltransferase manic fringe isoform X1 produces the protein MGRRLIHGLSGAAVFLVSVALLSVRHRGAQETVQYPRLREGMLEKPEQWSKVSPEGGGGSGQKAPQVHPPEGYRTEESLTLGDIFIAVKTTKRFHQSRMELLLDTWISRAREQTYVFTDEEDDALKRRMGNHAIFTNCSAEHSHLALSCKMAAEFNAFMASDQSWFCHMDDDNYLNSQALLKLLSSYSAMWDIYLGKPSLNRPIRASETLPNNQTKSVHFWFATGGAGFCISRKLASKMVPWASGRNFLSTSELIRLPDDCTVGYIVECKVGGQLLPSALFHSHLENLQLIPPSQLVHQVTLSYGVFENKLNVIELNGPFSPQEDPSSRFRSLHCHLYPDTSWCLQAVGW, from the exons ATGGGCCGTCGGCTCATCCATGGTCTCTCTGGAGCTGCAGTCTTCCTTGTCAGCGTGGCTCTCCTCTCCGTGCGGCACCGTGGGGCTCAGGAAACAGTTCAGTACCCGAGGCTCAGGGAGGGGATGTTGGAGAAGCCAGAGCAATGGAGCAAAGTGAGCCcagagggaggaggtggcagcGGGCAGAAGGCCCCACAAGTCCATCCTCCAGAGGGATACAGGACTGAGGAAAGCCTGACACTTGGGGACATTTTCATAGCTGTGAAGACAACCAAGAGATTTCACCAGAGCAGGATGGAGCTGCTCCTGGACACATGGATATCCCGGGCCAGAGAGCAG ACCTACGTCTTCACCGATGAAGAAGATGATGCCCTGAAAAGGAGAATGG GCAACCACGCGATCTTCACCAACTGCTCTGCTGAGCACAGCCACCTGGCCCTCTCCTGCAAGATGGCTGCTGAGTTCAATGCTTTCATGGCCAGCGACCAGAG ctggttttgccaCATGGATGATGACAACTACCTGAACTCTCAGGCCCTTCTGAAGCTCTTGTCCTCCTACTCTGCAATGTGGGACATTTACCTGGGGAAACCCAGCCTGAACCGACCCATCCGGGCCTCCGAAACGCTGCCAAACAACCAGACG AAATCTGTGCACTTCTGGTTTGCCACGGGAGGGGCTGGGTTCTGCATCAGCCGCAAGCTGGCAAGCAAGATGGTGCCGTGGGCCAG TGGCAGGAACTTCCTGAGCACTTCAGAGCTCATCCGCCTGCCGGACGACTGCACCGTGGGTTACATCGTTGAGTGCAAAGTTGGTGggcagctgcttcccagtgcACTCTTCCACTCCCACCTGGAGAACCTGCAGCTTATCCCCCCCTCTCAGCTCGTGCACCAG GTCACCCTCAGCTACGGCGTCTTTGAGAACAAGCTCAATGTTATTGAACTCAATGGCCCCTTCTCACCCCAAGAGGATCCCTCAAG CAGGTTTCGATCACTCCACTGCCATCTCTATCCCGACACCTCCTGGTGCCTGCAAGCTGTTGGCTGGTGA